One window of the Trifolium pratense cultivar HEN17-A07 linkage group LG2, ARS_RC_1.1, whole genome shotgun sequence genome contains the following:
- the LOC123910945 gene encoding uncharacterized protein LOC123910945 isoform X1 produces the protein MVLLEASKLTLPNPSSLSSSHSSTSSSILFEPSSLSLAITHSNSSISLYPSFSPLSSNLQFPQTLIPKPTSSSTFLILQKSPISTNPNSDNSVVFIVCGPHKAGSQILLRFYHLNGKSNVFSRVNRISCGSRSGFVRFEPELGVLMNVKHGVSVKVVGSVNYFAVYSVSSLKVWVFAVKMTEGDDGGSGGGLSLMKCAVIRCSRPVWSLSISFGFLILGEENGVRVFGLRRLVKGKMVVRRVGHSNSKSSLKQLSNGDHHGRSGGDRGCKSRGGNGVLDATCNGGLEGKIEKHGVAAKQTNVKSKNDNKDGGACFLALKGNEIETKSTSKVSRSVKAISIQALSQKMFLILDSHGDLHLLCLHNSGFGIDITGNVRQLPRVMNVQCLAVHPDISTTSQTIWLSDGCHSVHMLTTTDMENGLNEADGNDGDEKLMRFPVTQVLFSSEKIQDIIPISSNSILIHGQGSLYAYAIS, from the exons ATGGTTCTTCTAGAAGCTTCTAAGTTAACCCTTCCAAACCCatcttctctttcttcttcacattcTTCAACATCATCTTCCATTCTCTTTGAaccttcttctctctctcttgcAATCACTCACTCCAACTCTTCAATCTCTCTCTACCCTTCTTTTTCACCTCTTTCCTCAAATCTTCAATTTCCACAAACCCTAATTCCAAAACCCACTTCTTCTTCCACTTTTCTTATTCTCCAAAAATCCCCAATTTCAACAAACCCTAATTCTGATAATTCTGTTGTTTTCATTGTTTGTGGACCCCATAAAGCTGGTTCTCAAATTCTTCTCCGATTTTATCATCTTAATGGAAAAAGCAATGTTTTTTCTAGGGTTAATCGTATTTCATGTGGTTCACGAAGTGGGTTTGTGAGATTTGAACCTGAATTAGGGGTTTTGATGAATGTGAAACATGGGGTTTCTGTTAAGGTTGTTGGGTCGGTTAATTATTTCGCGGTTTATTCGGTTTCGAGTTTGAAAGTTTGGGTTTTTGCTGTTAAGATGACAGAGGGTGATGATGGTGGTAGTGGTGGTGGTTTGAGTTTGATGAAGTGTGCTGTTATTCGGTGTTCGAGACCGGTTTGGTCTTTGAGTATTTCTTTTGGGTTTTTGATTCTTGGAGAGGAGAATGGGGTTAGGGTTTTTGGATTGAGGAGGTTGGTGAAAGGAAAAATGGTTGTTAGGAGAGTTGGGCATTCGAATTCAAAATCGAGTTTGAAGCAATTGTCTAATGGTGATCATCATGGGAGGTCTGGAGGTGATCGTGGATGCAAAAGCCGCGGTGGTAATGGTGTTTTGGATGCAACCTGCAATGGTGGATTGGAGGGGAAGATTGAAAAACATGGAGTTGCTG CGAAGCAGACAAATGTTAAATCTAAAAATGACAACAAAGATGGAGGTGCGTGTTTTTTGGCATTGAAAGGGAATGAGATTGAAACAAAATCCACGTCAAAGGTATCCAGGTCTGTAAAGGCTATTTCCATTCAGGCGCTTTCCCAGAAGATGTTCCTGATCTTGGATTCCCATGGGGATTTACATTTGCTATGCCTGCACAATTCTGGCTTTGGAATAGATATCACCGGCAATGTGAGGCAACTGCCTCGTGTTATGAATGTTCAATGTCTGGCTGTTCATCCCGATATATCTACAA CATCTCAGACTATCTGGTTATCAGATGGATGCCATTCTGTGCACATGTTGACTACAACGGACATGGAAAACGGTTTAAATGAAGCAGATGGAAATGACGGTGATGAAAAGCTTATGCGTTTCCCAG TTACTCAAGTTCTTTTCTCGAGTGAGAAGATCCAAGATATCATTCCTATATCTTCAAATTCCATTCTGATTCATGGACAAG GAAGCTTATATGCATATGCAATTTCCTGA
- the LOC123910945 gene encoding uncharacterized protein LOC123910945 isoform X2 → MVLLEASKLTLPNPSSLSSSHSSTSSSILFEPSSLSLAITHSNSSISLYPSFSPLSSNLQFPQTLIPKPTSSSTFLILQKSPISTNPNSDNSVVFIVCGPHKAGSQILLRFYHLNGKSNVFSRVNRISCGSRSGFVRFEPELGVLMNVKHGVSVKVVGSVNYFAVYSVSSLKVWVFAVKMTEGDDGGSGGGLSLMKCAVIRCSRPVWSLSISFGFLILGEENGVRVFGLRRLVKGKMVVRRVGHSNSKSSLKQLSNGDHHGRSGGDRGCKSRGGNGVLDATCNGGLEGKIEKHGVAAKQTNVKSKNDNKDGGACFLALKGNEIETKSTSKVSRSVKAISIQALSQKMFLILDSHGDLHLLCLHNSGFGIDITGNVRQLPRVMNVQCLAVHPDISTNGCHSVHMLTTTDMENGLNEADGNDGDEKLMRFPVTQVLFSSEKIQDIIPISSNSILIHGQGSLYAYAIS, encoded by the exons ATGGTTCTTCTAGAAGCTTCTAAGTTAACCCTTCCAAACCCatcttctctttcttcttcacattcTTCAACATCATCTTCCATTCTCTTTGAaccttcttctctctctcttgcAATCACTCACTCCAACTCTTCAATCTCTCTCTACCCTTCTTTTTCACCTCTTTCCTCAAATCTTCAATTTCCACAAACCCTAATTCCAAAACCCACTTCTTCTTCCACTTTTCTTATTCTCCAAAAATCCCCAATTTCAACAAACCCTAATTCTGATAATTCTGTTGTTTTCATTGTTTGTGGACCCCATAAAGCTGGTTCTCAAATTCTTCTCCGATTTTATCATCTTAATGGAAAAAGCAATGTTTTTTCTAGGGTTAATCGTATTTCATGTGGTTCACGAAGTGGGTTTGTGAGATTTGAACCTGAATTAGGGGTTTTGATGAATGTGAAACATGGGGTTTCTGTTAAGGTTGTTGGGTCGGTTAATTATTTCGCGGTTTATTCGGTTTCGAGTTTGAAAGTTTGGGTTTTTGCTGTTAAGATGACAGAGGGTGATGATGGTGGTAGTGGTGGTGGTTTGAGTTTGATGAAGTGTGCTGTTATTCGGTGTTCGAGACCGGTTTGGTCTTTGAGTATTTCTTTTGGGTTTTTGATTCTTGGAGAGGAGAATGGGGTTAGGGTTTTTGGATTGAGGAGGTTGGTGAAAGGAAAAATGGTTGTTAGGAGAGTTGGGCATTCGAATTCAAAATCGAGTTTGAAGCAATTGTCTAATGGTGATCATCATGGGAGGTCTGGAGGTGATCGTGGATGCAAAAGCCGCGGTGGTAATGGTGTTTTGGATGCAACCTGCAATGGTGGATTGGAGGGGAAGATTGAAAAACATGGAGTTGCTG CGAAGCAGACAAATGTTAAATCTAAAAATGACAACAAAGATGGAGGTGCGTGTTTTTTGGCATTGAAAGGGAATGAGATTGAAACAAAATCCACGTCAAAGGTATCCAGGTCTGTAAAGGCTATTTCCATTCAGGCGCTTTCCCAGAAGATGTTCCTGATCTTGGATTCCCATGGGGATTTACATTTGCTATGCCTGCACAATTCTGGCTTTGGAATAGATATCACCGGCAATGTGAGGCAACTGCCTCGTGTTATGAATGTTCAATGTCTGGCTGTTCATCCCGATATATCTACAA ATGGATGCCATTCTGTGCACATGTTGACTACAACGGACATGGAAAACGGTTTAAATGAAGCAGATGGAAATGACGGTGATGAAAAGCTTATGCGTTTCCCAG TTACTCAAGTTCTTTTCTCGAGTGAGAAGATCCAAGATATCATTCCTATATCTTCAAATTCCATTCTGATTCATGGACAAG GAAGCTTATATGCATATGCAATTTCCTGA
- the LOC123910945 gene encoding uncharacterized protein LOC123910945 isoform X3 — translation MVLLEASKLTLPNPSSLSSSHSSTSSSILFEPSSLSLAITHSNSSISLYPSFSPLSSNLQFPQTLIPKPTSSSTFLILQKSPISTNPNSDNSVVFIVCGPHKAGSQILLRFYHLNGKSNVFSRVNRISCGSRSGFVRFEPELGVLMNVKHGVSVKVVGSVNYFAVYSVSSLKVWVFAVKMTEGDDGGSGGGLSLMKCAVIRCSRPVWSLSISFGFLILGEENGVRVFGLRRLVKGKMVVRRVGHSNSKSSLKQLSNGDHHGRSGGDRGCKSRGGNGVLDATCNGGLEGKIEKHGVAAKQTNVKSKNDNKDGGACFLALKGNEIETKSTSKVSRSVKAISIQALSQKMFLILDSHGDLHLLCLHNSGFGIDITGNVRQLPRVMNVQCLAVHPDISTTSQTIWLSDGCHSVHMLTTTDMENGLNEADGNDGDEKLMRFPGLQISVYIIS, via the exons ATGGTTCTTCTAGAAGCTTCTAAGTTAACCCTTCCAAACCCatcttctctttcttcttcacattcTTCAACATCATCTTCCATTCTCTTTGAaccttcttctctctctcttgcAATCACTCACTCCAACTCTTCAATCTCTCTCTACCCTTCTTTTTCACCTCTTTCCTCAAATCTTCAATTTCCACAAACCCTAATTCCAAAACCCACTTCTTCTTCCACTTTTCTTATTCTCCAAAAATCCCCAATTTCAACAAACCCTAATTCTGATAATTCTGTTGTTTTCATTGTTTGTGGACCCCATAAAGCTGGTTCTCAAATTCTTCTCCGATTTTATCATCTTAATGGAAAAAGCAATGTTTTTTCTAGGGTTAATCGTATTTCATGTGGTTCACGAAGTGGGTTTGTGAGATTTGAACCTGAATTAGGGGTTTTGATGAATGTGAAACATGGGGTTTCTGTTAAGGTTGTTGGGTCGGTTAATTATTTCGCGGTTTATTCGGTTTCGAGTTTGAAAGTTTGGGTTTTTGCTGTTAAGATGACAGAGGGTGATGATGGTGGTAGTGGTGGTGGTTTGAGTTTGATGAAGTGTGCTGTTATTCGGTGTTCGAGACCGGTTTGGTCTTTGAGTATTTCTTTTGGGTTTTTGATTCTTGGAGAGGAGAATGGGGTTAGGGTTTTTGGATTGAGGAGGTTGGTGAAAGGAAAAATGGTTGTTAGGAGAGTTGGGCATTCGAATTCAAAATCGAGTTTGAAGCAATTGTCTAATGGTGATCATCATGGGAGGTCTGGAGGTGATCGTGGATGCAAAAGCCGCGGTGGTAATGGTGTTTTGGATGCAACCTGCAATGGTGGATTGGAGGGGAAGATTGAAAAACATGGAGTTGCTG CGAAGCAGACAAATGTTAAATCTAAAAATGACAACAAAGATGGAGGTGCGTGTTTTTTGGCATTGAAAGGGAATGAGATTGAAACAAAATCCACGTCAAAGGTATCCAGGTCTGTAAAGGCTATTTCCATTCAGGCGCTTTCCCAGAAGATGTTCCTGATCTTGGATTCCCATGGGGATTTACATTTGCTATGCCTGCACAATTCTGGCTTTGGAATAGATATCACCGGCAATGTGAGGCAACTGCCTCGTGTTATGAATGTTCAATGTCTGGCTGTTCATCCCGATATATCTACAA CATCTCAGACTATCTGGTTATCAGATGGATGCCATTCTGTGCACATGTTGACTACAACGGACATGGAAAACGGTTTAAATGAAGCAGATGGAAATGACGGTGATGAAAAGCTTATGCGTTTCCCAGGTTTACAAATTTCTGTTTACATTATTAGTTAA
- the LOC123910948 gene encoding kunitz-type trypsin inhibitor-like 2 protein, producing the protein MKTVFLSLTLTFLLFGFTTGFSLTFSNDEQVLDTNGNPIILGGEYYIFPATVDHHKGGLRLAKTGDSKCPDTILQNVNITGLPVKFTIPNISNGIILIGTKFDIEFTKKPNCVKSSKWLIVYDYEDDQLIFYFGIGDPESKPETSIPGIFYIEKYENAYKIVFCNDDLGGLNCKDVTRKDFKDGESRLVVSPEHLQDPYPVVFVDAPSFESGIAMDVKF; encoded by the coding sequence atgaagACTGTTTTTTTATCACTCACCCTTACCTTCCTCCTATTTGGTTTCACCACCGGTTTTTCCTTAACTTTCTCAAATGATGAGCAAGTATTGGACACAAACGGTAACCCTATTATCTTAGGTGGCGAATATTACATTTTTCCGGCAACTGTAGACCACCACAAAGGTGGACTAAGACTCGCAAAAACCGGCGATTCAAAATGTCCCGATACTATCTTACAAAATGTTAATATCACAGGTTTACCGGTGAAATTCACCATACCAAACATAAGCAATGGTATAATCTTGATAGGTACCAAATTTGATATTGAGTTCACTAAGAAGCCTAATTGTGTTAAATCATCAAAATGGCTAATAGTATATGATTATGAAGATGATcagcttattttttattttggtattgGTGATCCTGAAAGCAAACCTGAAACATCAATTCCTGGCATATTTTATattgagaaatatgaaaatgctTATAAGATTGTATTTTGTAATGATGATTTAGGGGGACTTAATTGTAAAGATGTTACGAGGAAGGATTTTAAAGATGGTGAATCACGTTTGGTTGTGTCGCCTGAGCATCTACAGGACCCTTATCCAGTTGTGTTTGTCGATGCTCCTTCTTTTGAATCTGGTATTGCTATGGATGTGAAGTTTTGA
- the LOC123910947 gene encoding uncharacterized protein LOC123910947, with protein sequence MGKKGGAKKHPNSESKFQNPITLREEATGKLKTKPIVNTKSHLRIDHLKKLAVWATTEPHIPSLSAFYGQHLATVSEAAGVPPDPSLITCQRCETILHPGFNSTVRIEKNRSKAKHRNKKYGSIAQNNVVYKCHFCSHQNLKRGTPKGHLKKICPIKDKPSLESTPATKPIVCESSKLEKHIVSKDEAGEIHSVGPEDVVKNVTRMVGPDTTPSTSTPTLLEGKKRSRSSSTSKNAFETPSMSAKVEVANTQSKSSKRRKKSWTSLKEIAQSKERAANLTIPFFL encoded by the exons ATGGGGAAGAAAGGAGGAGCGAAAAAACATCCAAACTCggaatcaaaatttcaaaatccGATTACTTTGAGAGAAGAAGCAACCGGAAAATTGAAAACCAAACCAATTGTTAACACAAAATCACATTTGAGAATTGATCATTTGAAAAAGCTTGCGGTTTGGGCCACAACTGAACCTCACATACCGTCTTTGAGTGCTTTCTATGGTCAGCATTTGGCCACCGTTTCGGAGGCCGCCGGTGTACCGCCGGATCCTTCTTTAATCACTTGCCAAAG GTGTGAAACTATTCTTCATCCTGGTTTTAATTCAACTGTACGAATTGAGAAGAATAGATCAAAGGCCAAGCATAGGAACAAGAAGTATGGAAGCATCGCCCAAAACAATGTAGTGTACAAATGCCATTTCTGTTCACATCAAAATCTCAAGAGAGGTACTCCTAAGGGACATTTAAAAAAGATATGCCCGATAAAAGATAAGCCTTCCTTAGAATCAACACCTGCTACAAAACCAATTGTATGCGAATCTTCAAAATTAGAAAAACACATTGTAAGCAAAGACGAAGCTGGTGAAATTCATTCGGTTGGTCCAGAAGATGTAGTTAAGAACGTCACCCGTATGGTTGGTCCAGATACTACACCAAGTACAAGCACACCAACATTGTTAGAAGGAAAGAAGAGAAGTAGAAGTAGTTCTACATCCAAGAACGCATTTGAAACTCCAAGCATGTCTGCAAAAGTAGAAGTAGCAAATACTCAGAGCAAATCgagcaaaagaagaaaaaaatcttgGACCAGTTTAAAAGAAATTGCTCAGAGCAAAGAACGAGCTGCTAATTTGACAatcccattttttttataa
- the LOC123910949 gene encoding uncharacterized protein LOC123910949: MRVVHKFFVASLFMWAIPIAILYAFNNNLLPGVSNLSPYSMTLVSGFLAVISVNIVIAFYIYLAMREPADKHEPDPRFLAEAKASINQSTGDAQQSSQPLKKQQ; the protein is encoded by the exons ATGAGAGTAGTTCATAAGTTTTTTGTTGCGTCACTGTTCATGTGGGCAATTCCTATTGCAATATTATATGCTTTCAACAATAATTTGCTTCCTG GAGTATCCAACTTGTCCCCTTACTCTATGACCCTAGTGAGCGGCTTTCTAGCTGTCATATCTGTTAACATCGTCATTGCATTTTACATATATTTGGCAATGAGAGAACCAGCAGATAAACACGAGCCTGATCCCAGATTTCTTGCTGAGGCCAAAGCTAGTATAAACCAGTCTACTGGAGATGCTCAACAATCGTCACAGCCTCTCAAGAAACAACAGTAG